CGATCTATATGTATTACTCCAGAGGCAAGGATTCACTGAACGTAAGCTGCCAAGGCGAAGGAAATGCTGTACTAATAAAAGGCGCAGTGCCTTATGTGGACAGCCAAAGCCCATCTGAAACCATTGACGTAATGCAGAAACTTAACCCTATGCCTGACGGAAGAGAAAGAGAGGTAAAGCGGCTCTGCGCAGGGCAGACACTTTTATGCAGGTCTCTGGGGCTGAAGCTCACAGAGTGGAACGGCAGGAACTTTATGCCGGGTATATTTTATTTTGAGGATGTAGGTTACAGCCCTGAGAAAATCATACAGACCACAAGGCTGGGCATACCCGCCGGACGTGACGAACATCTCCCGTATAGGTTCGTAGATTTTACTCATGCGGAAAGCTGCACATCAAACCCACTCACCAAAAAGAATAATAACTATACTATAATAAACAATGAAACTGTTTAAACTCTTCCGCAAAAAAACACTCAAAGATGCAACGGACTACCTTGACAAGGGTAAGGTAAAAAAGGCTCTGAAAGTGCTTAATAATAACCTTGACGACAAAAACGCATGCGCGATGCTTGCCCACATGTACGAACACGGGGAAGGAGTTCCTCAAAACATAAAAATGGCTCTGCGCATGTATATCAGAGCGGCGAAATTGGGCTCTGCTGAAGCGAAATTTCTTTTGGGCAGCTTTTGCAGCAGCGGAATATACTTTGAAAAGAGTACCAAAAAAGCTTTTGTGTTTTACAAAGAAGCAGCAGACCAAGGCATGCCCGATGCGATATACAAGACCGGACTCTTCTACCTCTTCGGTTATCTCGGTGTCAAAAACCTTGAGCAGGCATTTAACTATTTTGAAATGGGTGCAAATCTAGGTCATCCGCCTTGCCAGAACCGTCTGGGGCTACTCTACGCAGGAGGGAGAGGCACGCTTAAGTCTGACGATGATGCTGTCTACTGGTACCGCAAAGCGGCAGAGCAGGGGCATGGCGAAGCGATGTATAATCTGGGCTGTATGCTGAGCACCGGAAGGGGCGGTAAAGCAGACAACAAAGAAGCGCTTAAATGGTTTAATCTAGCAGCTAAGACGCTGTAGCCCCACGCTTTACTACACTGCCTCCAACCTGATGTAGAGATTAACTTTATCAGCCTGAAAAAACTATGTTATCGCTCTAGTCGCACATAAAGGAATAAGACTGACAAGTGAGGCTTGACATAATATTCAGAATTAACAATATTCTTTATAAACAAACAAGGGCGTGATATACAAAAATATTCCCTTTATACTCACATCAATGATATTGCGTAATGCCTGTAAAGAATTATTAATAAGTTAAACACTATGACGTTAAAAAACAAAACTATCCTGATCTTTCTTTTTGCTTTCACAATTGCATTCTCAAGCCTCGGCATATATATGCACAAAAAAATATTCCATGCCTTTAATCATCTCGAAAATGACCACTTTATGAAAGTCGGACATCAGATAGTGAAAAGCATAGACAACAGAGTAAATTACTACAAAGCTTTTCTCAACGACTGGGCATCATGGGATGATACCTATTATTTTATGAACGACCTGAATATTAAATATATCAGAAGCAACATATACGACAGCGTGCTCCGGGATATAGGGCTTACATCGATATTATATTTTGACAGTAATATGTTTCTCAAATATCAACTTACTGATGATGAATATACTGCCGATGTACAGAAACTAGCCCAAAAGATACAAGCCAGCAGCCCCACTCTAAAGGAGATTGCCAACAGCCGAAAGATGGATTTTTATATGAAATCTGACAATAACGGAAGCAACTTCCTATCGGTTATAGCTCCAATAACAAAATCAGACTCAAAATTTCCGGCTAACGGCTACCTCGTCATGACAATAGTTTTTGACCAGAAACTTGTCGATAAACTCTCTGAACTCACAGGATACCGGCTTGAATACCATACGGATATCAGCGGTCAGGAAAAGAAAAATATTACACATATTTCCAAAGAAATCGCATACTCACTTAATTACTCCAACCGAAACTCTGTCTATCATGATATTTCGTTTTACGACATTACAGGAGACAAACTTCTCGAAATCAGACTCGAACAAGACAGAGCCTTTAATACACATATGAATAATGTCCTCAAAGATTCCATAATTGTATTAGTTTTGTCAGGCGTTCTCACAATAATTCTGATGAGCTTTATAATTGATAGGTTTGTTCTTTCTGAACTTCGACAAAAAGTTGAACGATTCAAAAAGATAGAACTCAACAATGACCTTTCAGTCAGACTGTCAGAAACCGGATCTTTCGAACTGAAAGAGCTTGCAGTTGCGGCAAACAGAGCTATGGACAAGATAGAAAACCTTAATAAAGAGATCGTAAAGCTTTCAAATATCGATGCGCTCACACAGATCTACAACAGAAAATTCTTTGACGAACAGTATATCAAACAATATAAAAGCTCTGCCAGAAATAACAGCAGTATAGCAATACTAATGATAGACATCGACTATTTCAAAAGCTATAACGATGCTCACGGCCACGTTGAAGGAGATGCCTGTCTTAAAGAAGTAGCATCAATCATAAAAAACAGCATAAGCAGACCAGACGATATCGCTGCCCGCTATGGCGGCGAAGAATTCATTATCATGCTGCCTTTCACCCATGCTGACGGTGCAATCCACATAGCAGAAACAATCAGAAAAAATATAGCTGACAGCAAAAAACCGCACGGAGCATCTCAGGTCTCTGAGTATATTACAATAAGTATTGGTGTCGCAATAGAAGTCCCTGAAGACTCATCCAGCAGTATCAACCTTATTAGCAAAGCCGACAAAGCACTCTATCAGGCAAAACGATACGGCAGAAACCGTGTGGAAACATTCTGAAAAAAGGGCTGCCCTTCCGAGCAACCCTCGTTATTATTTTAATGATTATCCCTGACTGGTGTCACCGCCATTCTGAGTACCATCGTCACTCATAGCTCCAAATGTGATAATCTTAGAATCAGCATCAAAAGAGAAATCCCCGTTAATATGCACTGAGACATCAGAACCATCACTGGCTGTAAACATCCCATTATCACCTTTAACCCAGTCACTCATATCAACCTGATCACCTTCGCTGCCTGTAACCTGAAGCAGGTTGTCATCATCGGTGATATTCAGTACATCTGAAATGCTAAGGTTATCAATGATCTGATTTTCTTCGCTGCCCAATGCTATCACCTCTATGTTGCTGACATCATGTAAGCTGCTGAAATCAATATGGTTATTATCAAGTATAAGGAGAGTATCCGTTCCATCTCCACCGTCAACAGTATCGCCTGCGTGATAAACAATCGTGTCGTCACCGGCTCCGGCTTGAATATTGTCTCCTCCACCGTGCCCGTCGATAAAATCGTCGCCATCACCAGCATTAATTGACTCTGAGCCTTCTGTGCCAATTATCACGTCATCACCTGATGTGCCTGTAATGTCAGAGCCATCACCTTCAATAAGGTTTACTGAGTCAGTGTCTGCACCAAGTTTAATAACGAGGTTCGCAGTATCAAAATCTCCAGAACCTGCATTCGGATCCGCCCCCTCTTCAACAAGAGCGTACTGGAAGCTCGTAACAGTACCAATATCAACGCCGGATGCCGGATTAAATTCATATGAGCCGTCCTGATCTATGTGGAGTGAGCCATACTCGTTAGTAACTGTAGCACCGTCTGAGCCCACAGCTTCGTAGCCTGTGCCAGTGTAAATATAAAGAGAAGCACCATCTGAACCGACAGTGTCAGTCGCTCCATATGCATCAGCACCTTCGAGGTTGTAGTTAGGGTCTGAAAGGACATTACCTGCAATCAGACCAAGTACAATTTCGAATTGACCATCTGGCTTAGTGCTGCTCACGATCTTAACAGCCCCGGACAGGTTCATTGTGTCCCCGTCTCCTGTCCTGTCATACATACTAACCAGAAGGTTATAGTTGCCTGCTTCAATATCATTAAAAGTTATTTTACCTGAATCAGCAGTTACAGTTATGCTGTCAGTTGAAATAACAGTTCCGTCGAGGCTGACAAGAGTCCACTCCAGAGTATTGTTTATGCCGTAATCTGCCGCAGAATATTCAAATTCAACGAGGTCGTCAGCTCCGACTTCTATGTTAGTTACACTACCTGTAGCTCCCCAATATGTATTATTTCCATCCTCCAGCTGCACTGTGCCAACTGTCTGAACATACATAAAATCTGCCTGAGCAAAGTTGTCAGCCGCTACAGGTTCTCCATCAATGGTAGTCAGGTGCAGAACAGCAGAGCTTGTTGCACCGCTGGTATCTGCCACAACATATGAAACATCTGCTGTGACATTACTCTCAACATTCACTCCGGCAGAATATTCGTACTGACCGTTGGCATAGATTTTAACAAAACCTGCATCACCAAGGTCAAACTCATGGCTGTCTGTTCCGGAACCATCAAATGTGTATGTCTCATCACCGTATGTGACAGATGCTATTTCAAGCGAATCACCGTCTGCATCATAGTCGTTATCAATCAGATTGCCCTCGACAGTATTCAGATTAACTGTACTGTTTAACTGAGCAGAGAGATCGTCTGCATCAAGAACTATCATAACATTCCCGTCGTGATTCCCATCAGGGTCACTTGTCCATGCCACATCTTTCAGGTCAGAATCAGTCTGGCTGACACCTCTGCCTACACCTACAGCATAAACCTGATCAATATCGCTGCCTTCAAGGAAAGAAACCCACTCCGCACGTTCAGTGTCGTTTATAGCATATGAATAGCTTGAAGGTTCGCCATCACTCAGAAAGTAAACATATGTGTTATCAGCTGCAGGAGCTCCTGAATAATTATCTTGTACAGCGCTGATAGCATCATCATAGTCTGTGTACCCACCTGAACGGAAATTAGAAGAGTTATCAAGTGCCGCCTGAGCCTCATCACCAGTCATCCACTTATCACCATCCGCAGAATAGACAAGTCTGGCATCAGTATCAAAGTCAACAAGCATAACACTGTTCAGAGAGTCTCCATATTTTCCTATGAGAGCCTTGAGAGCACTTTCCGCAAGAGCCATACCATTTGACCCCATACTTCCGGAGGAGTCAAGGACAAGAACAAGGTTCACAGACCCTATCTCCACGGTGCTTTCGTTAAATGTTGCGTTATCGTCAACTGCGACAGGCGCATCATTAACAGGTGCAACATTAACTGTAACTGTTGCTATGTCTGTTCCTCCATTACCATCTGATATGGTATATGTGAAGGAATCTGCTCCGTTGAAGTTCTCGTCAGGGGTGTACTGGATTGTTCCGTCATCATTAATAGTCACTGTTCCGTTGGCAGCTTCCCCAACCTCTGTCACAGTCAGCGTGTCCCCATCTGCGTCTTTGTCGTTAGCAAGCACATCTATAGATACCGAGCCGTCTTCGTTAACCAACTGAGTATCATTAACTGCTACAGGCGCATCTCCAGTAGGATTAACTGTAAGGTTTACTGTGGCTGTGTCAGTCCCGCCCTTGCCGTCAGATACGGTGTAGGTGAAACTGTCTGTGCCGCTATAGTCAGCAGCAGGTGTGTATGTAACTGTACCGTCACTGTTCACTACTACTGTGCCGTGCTCCGGCTGGGCAGCGATACTCAGATTAAGCGCATCGCCATCCGGATCAACATCATTTTCAAGAACGTTAATAACAACTGACGAGTCTTCATCAAGAGCAGTGCTGTCGTCCATTGCCACAGGAGCATCATTAGCAGCGGCCACACCAACAGAAATTGTTGCGGTGTTGCTGTTATCATCACCATCAGAAACAGTTATGCTGAATTCTCTGTCTGAAGTATCAGGAGTGTCGGAAGTATTTTCAAACATAACGGATGTTACCGCAGTTTCAAAATCTGCATTCGGCATCTCAACATCAGGGTCAACATTTGTAAAAGTAATAACATTACCATCGATTGTATATGCCAGCCCATCCGGCAGAATGCTTTCATCCACACTCAGCACATCACCAGCCTGCATGTTATTGAGAGTGACAGTCAGTACTGTCATGGTTGTATCGTCAGAGTCAGATATGCTGACATCTTTTGCAATATAAACAGCGCTGCCATCCTCTGTAAAAGTTACACCGTGTGTTTCAAGATTCATCACGACATCATCATAATCTTCATCAGAAACATTCGGAGCAAGATCTTCAACACCCACGACAGTAACACCGTCCTCTGTGACATTAACATTGAAGTGGTTAACATCCTGCGGATTCATTGAGGCATCATCAAAGTATACGTTTTTATTAAGTTCAACAGTGTTGTCGCCAGACTGATAAAGAACTTTATAACTGCCATCGTCCTGTTTTTCAAAACTGATAGAATCGTAATCAACACCAGCTTTGTAACCATCTGCGATAATAAAGAAATGAAGGTCACTTCCGTCGCCGGAATATGTACCAAAATTTCCTTCTTCAAACGCAATGCCGCGTTCGCTATAGTCTGCATTGGTCTCAAGGATTTTAACAAGCTCCGGCTCACCGGCTTCATTAAGCAGATAAAGTCCTACGACATTGTTATAGCTTGCTTCTTCAGAGACATAAGAGACCGTTGTCTCCTGATTCTCTACAGAAATAACAGGTGCGTCGTTTGCACCGTTTATAGTTATATTAAGTTTAGCAGCGTCTGTCCCTGTTCCGTCAGAAACAGTATAGTCAAAGCTGTCAACAAGAGTATCGTTTGAGCCAAGACCACTCACGTCTGGATTACTATTATCAAGTTCGTATGTATAACTACCGTCAGGCTTAATTGTAAGTGTACCGTATTCGCCCTCTATAACAGTCTCACCGTTAACATCTTTTCCGTCAACATCGGCAACATGAAGATCATCGCCGTCTACATCACTGTCGTTAGAAAGGACATTTCCATAAACCATAGAATCAGCGTCTGTGCCGTCTCCTGGTATTGAACCGTCAAGGTCGGCAGGATCGACATTTACATTAACCTCACCAACAGAGACTTCGCCGCTGCCGGTAGGTATAGCTTTCAGACCTTCAAGCTGGTCCGGAGTGACTGTCCATGTTCCGTCACCATTGTCAGTCCCCTGGTTAAGAGTTGCATTAATAACAGACAGGGTATAACTTTCTATGTCCAGGTCTGTATCAGATGTAGCAATGTTGACTTCATACTCAATAGTAGCTTCGGAAATTCCGCCAAATCTGAGATCTTCGACATTATTAACATTAAGAACACCACCGGACTCAATGTCCAGTATGCCGTCAGAAATCGTACCATTGTTTGTAGTCATCCACTGTACTTCATAAGCAGATTCTTCTTTCCCAAGCACGACTATATCATAACCGCCGCCTCCGCTAATATGTGTATAGCCTTTTATATCTCCGGAAATGACAATTACATCGTCACCGTTGGCAGCAAGAATATTGTTCCCCCCGAATGTGTCACCGACAACAATAAGGTTATTACCGGAATTACCTTTAATGTTATCATTAAGATACATATCGCCGCCCTCAATAGTCTCGTAACCATTGAGGTCTATGTCGCTATTGTTACCACCGGTAGATATCTCAGTTAGTGTGGCTTCTGCTGTAGGCAGGGTAATACCGTTCCCCTGATCGCTTGCAGTCACAGAGTTAATGTCGTCAACTGCAACTGGGTTATCGTTAACAGGATTAACTGTAAGGTTTACTGTAGCTGTGTCAGTTCCGCCCTTACCGTCAGATACGGTGTAGGTGAAACTATCTGTGCCGTTATAGTCAGCAGCAGGTGTGTATGTAACTGTGCCGTCTGAATTAACAACGACTGTTCCGTGTTCCGGCTGAGTAGCGATACTCACTGTAAGTTCGTCGCCGTCTAAGTCACTGTCGTTAGAAAGAACGTTAATGACTGTTGCTGCATCCTCGTCAAGTGTGACGATGTCATCAACTGCAACTGGATTATCGTTAACAGGATTAACTGTAAGGTTTACTGTAGCTGTGTCAGTTCCGCCCTTACCGTCAGATACGGTGTAGGTGAAACTATCTGTACCGTTATAATCAGCAGCAGGTGTATATGTAACTGTACCGTCTGAATTAACTACTACTGTGCCGTGTTCCGGCTGGGCAGCGATTGAAACTGTAAGGTCGTCGCCGTCTAAATCTGAATCGTTGTCGAGAACGTTAATGACTGTTGCTGCATCCTCGTCAAGTGTGACGATGTCATCAACTGCAACTGGATTATCGTTAACAGGATTAACTGTAAGGTTTACTGTAGCTGTGTCAGTTCCGCCCTTACCGTCAGATACGGTGTAGGTGAAACTATCTGTACCGTTATAATCAGCAGCAGGTGTATATGTAACTGTACCGTCTGAATTAACTACTACTGTGCCGTGTTCCGGCTGGGCAGCGATTGAAACTGTAAGTGCATCACCGTCTAAATCTGAATCGTTGTCGAGAACGTTAATAACTGTTGCAGCGTCCTCGTCAAGTGTGACGATGTCGTCAACTGCAACTGGATTATCGTTAACAGGATTAACCGTAAGGTTTACTGTGGCTGTGTCAGTTCCGCCCTTACCGTCAGATACGGTGTAGGTGAAACTATCTGTGCCGTTATAGTCAGCAGCAGGTGTGTATGTAACTGTACCGTCTGAATTAACTACTACTGTGCCGTGTTCCGGCTGGGCAGCGATACTCACTGCAAGGTCGTCGCCGTCTAAGTCACTGTCGTTAGAAAGAACGTTAATGACTGTTGCTGCATCCTCGTCAAGTGTGACGATGTCATCAACTGCAACTGGATTATCGTTAACAGGATTAACTGTAAGGTTCACTGTGGCTGTGTCAGTTCCGCCCTTACCGTCAGATACGGTGTAGGTGAAACTATCTGTACCGTTATAATCAGCGGCAGGTGTGTATGTAACTGTGCCGTCTGAATTAACAACGACTGTTCCGTGTTCAGGCTGGGTAGCGATTGAAACTGTAAGGTCGTCGCCGTCTAAATCTGAATCGTTGTCGAGAACGTTAATGACTGTTGCTGCATCCTCGTCAAGTGTGACGATGTCATCAACTGCAACTGGATTATCATTAACAGGATTAACTGTAAGGTTCACTGTAGCTGTGTCAGTTCCGCCCTTGCCGTCAGATACGGTGTAGGTGAAACTGTCTGTGCCGTTATAATCAGCAGCAGGTGTATATGTAACTGTGCCGTCTGAATTAACAACGACTGTTCCGTGTTCAGGCTGGGTAGCGATTGAAACTGTAAGGTCGTCGCCGTCTAAATCTGAATCGTTGTCGAGAACGTTAATGACTGTTGCTGCATCCTCGTCAAGTGTGACGATGTCATCAACTGCAACTGGATTATCATTAACAGGATTAACTGTAAGGTTCACTGTAGCTGTGTCAGTTCCGCCCTTGCCGTCAGATACGGTGTAGGTGAAACTGTCTGTGCCGTTATAATCAGCAGCAGGTGTATATGTAACTGTGCCGTCTGAATTAACTACTACTGTTCCGTGTTCCGGCTGAGTAGCGATACTCACTGCAAGGTCGTCGCCGTCTAAGTCACTGTCGTTAGAAAGAACGTTAATGACTGTTGCTGCATCCTCGTCAAGTGTGACGATGTCATCAACTGCAACTGGATTATCGTTAACAGGATTAACTGTAAGGTTTACTGTAGCTGTGTCAGTTCCGCCCTTACCGTCAGATACGGTGTAGGTGAAACTATCTGTACCGTTATAATCAGCAGCAGGTGTGTATGTAACTGTGCCGTCTGAATTAACAACGACTGTTCCGTGTTCAGGCTGGGTAGCGATTGAAACTGTAAGGTCGTCGCCGTCTAAATCTGAATCGTTGTCGAGAACGTTAATGACTGTTGCTGCATCCTCGTCAAGTGTGACGATGTCATCAACTGCAACTGGATTATCATTAACAGGATTAACTGTAAGGTTCACTGTAGCTGTGTCAGTTCCGCCCTTGCCGTCAGATACGGTGTAGGTGAAACTGTCTGTGCCGTTATAATCAGCAGCAGGTGTATATGTAACTGTGCCGTCTGAATTAACAACGACTGTTCCGTGTTCAGGCTGGGTAGCGATTGAAACTGTAAGGTCGTCGCCGTCTAAATCTGAATCGTTGTCGAGAACGTTAATGACTGTTGCTGCATCCTCGTCAAGTGTGACGATGTCATCAACTGCAACTGGATTATCATTAACAGGATTAACTGTAAGGTTCACTGTAGCTGTGTCAGTTCCGCCCTTGCCGTCAGATACGGTGTAGGTGAAACTGTCTGTGCCGTTATAATCAGCAGCAGGTGTATATGTAACTGTGCCGTCTGAATTAACTACTACTGTTCCGTGTTCCGGCTGAGTAGCGATACTCACTGCAAGGTCGTCGCCGTCTAAGTCACTGTCGTTAGAAAGAACGTTAATGACTGTTGCTGCATCCTCGTCAAGTGTGACGATGTCATCAACTGCAACTGGATTATCGTTAACAGGATTAACTGTAAGGTTTACTGTAGCTGTGTCAGTTCCGCCCTTACCGTCAGATACGGTGTAGGTGAAACTATCTGTACCGTTATAATCAGCAGCAGGTGTATATGTAACTGTACCGTCTGAATTAACTACTACTGTGCCGTGTTCCGGCTGGGCAGCGATTGAAACTGTAAGTGCATCACCGTCTAAATCTGAATCGTTGTCGAGAACGTTAATGACTGTTGCTGCATCCTCGTCAAGTGTGACGATGTCATCAACTGCAACTGGGTTATCGTTAACAGGATTAACTGTAAGGTTTACTGTAGCTGTGTCAGTTCCGCCCTTACCGTCAGATACGGTGTAGGTGAAACTATCTGTGCCGTTATAGTCAGCAGCAGGTGTATATGTAACTGTGCCGTCTGAATTAACAACGACTGTTCCGTGTTCCGGCTGAGTAGCGATACTCACTGTAAGTTCGTCGCCGTCTAAGTCACTGTCGTTAGAAAGAACGTTAA
This window of the Denitrovibrio acetiphilus DSM 12809 genome carries:
- a CDS encoding retention module-containing protein, which codes for MAQSIGTVKSVNGYVVARTPEGEERTLSVGDIVSKDELVITSPGSNIIIALNNGEEIQMDGGQAVAMDDTVIGDMDAGDVEADALAIQQALERGENIEDLEDATATGEEDLANSFALSFLPGDMTQGNVGAYLLDASDVGNGADDGLFADEQGSNGEDSTIPVAVADNATVNEDGTITIAVLDNDYDEDGDTLTVSIATQPANGIVVVNSDGTVTYTPAADYNGTDSFTYTVSDGKGGTDIATVNLTVNPVNDNPVAVDDIVTLDEDAATVINVLDNDSDLDGDDLTVSIATQPEHGTVVVNSDGTVTYTPAADYNGTDSFTYTVSDGKGGTDTATVNLTVNPVNDNPVAVDDIVTLDEDAATVINVLSNDSDLDGDDLAVSIAAQPEHGTVVVNSDGTVTYTPAADYNGTDSFTYTVSDGKGGTDTATVNLTVNPVNDNPVAVDDIVTLDEDAATVINVLDNDSDLDGDDLTVSIAAQPEHGTVVVNSDGTVTYTPAADYNGTDSFTYTVSDGKGGTDTATVNLTVNPVNDNPVAVDDIVTLDEDAATVINVLSNDSDLDGDELTVSIATQPEHGTVVVNSDGTVTYTPAADYNGTDSFTYTVSDGKGGTDTATVNLTVNPVNDNPVAVDDIVTLDEDAATVINVLDNDSDLDGDALTVSIAAQPEHGTVVVNSDGTVTYTPAADYNGTDSFTYTVSDGKGGTDTATVNLTVNPVNDNPVAVDDIVTLDEDAATVINVLSNDSDLDGDDLAVSIATQPEHGTVVVNSDGTVTYTPAADYNGTDSFTYTVSDGKGGTDTATVNLTVNPVNDNPVAVDDIVTLDEDAATVINVLDNDSDLDGDDLTVSIATQPEHGTVVVNSDGTVTYTPAADYNGTDSFTYTVSDGKGGTDTATVNLTVNPVNDNPVAVDDIVTLDEDAATVINVLDNDSDLDGDDLTVSIATQPEHGTVVVNSDGTVTYTPAADYNGTDSFTYTVSDGKGGTDTATVNLTVNPVNDNPVAVDDIVTLDEDAATVINVLSNDSDLDGDDLAVSIATQPEHGTVVVNSDGTVTYTPAADYNGTDSFTYTVSDGKGGTDTATVNLTVNPVNDNPVAVDDIVTLDEDAATVINVLDNDSDLDGDDLTVSIATQPEHGTVVVNSDGTVTYTPAADYNGTDSFTYTVSDGKGGTDTATVNLTVNPVNDNPVAVDDIVTLDEDAATVINVLDNDSDLDGDDLTVSIATQPEHGTVVVNSDGTVTYTPAADYNGTDSFTYTVSDGKGGTDTATVNLTVNPVNDNPVAVDDIVTLDEDAATVINVLSNDSDLDGDDLAVSIAAQPEHGTVVVNSDGTVTYTPAADYNGTDSFTYTVSDGKGGTDTATVNLTVNPVNDNPVAVDDIVTLDEDAATVINVLDNDSDLDGDALTVSIAAQPEHGTVVVNSDGTVTYTPAADYNGTDSFTYTVSDGKGGTDTATVNLTVNPVNDNPVAVDDIVTLDEDAATVINVLDNDSDLDGDDLTVSIAAQPEHGTVVVNSDGTVTYTPAADYNGTDSFTYTVSDGKGGTDTATVNLTVNPVNDNPVAVDDIVTLDEDAATVINVLSNDSDLDGDELTVSIATQPEHGTVVVNSDGTVTYTPAADYNGTDSFTYTVSDGKGGTDTATVNLTVNPVNDNPVAVDDINSVTASDQGNGITLPTAEATLTEISTGGNNSDIDLNGYETIEGGDMYLNDNIKGNSGNNLIVVGDTFGGNNILAANGDDVIVISGDIKGYTHISGGGGYDIVVLGKEESAYEVQWMTTNNGTISDGILDIESGGVLNVNNVEDLRFGGISEATIEYEVNIATSDTDLDIESYTLSVINATLNQGTDNGDGTWTVTPDQLEGLKAIPTGSGEVSVGEVNVNVDPADLDGSIPGDGTDADSMVYGNVLSNDSDVDGDDLHVADVDGKDVNGETVIEGEYGTLTIKPDGSYTYELDNSNPDVSGLGSNDTLVDSFDYTVSDGTGTDAAKLNITINGANDAPVISVENQETTVSYVSEEASYNNVVGLYLLNEAGEPELVKILETNADYSERGIAFEEGNFGTYSGDGSDLHFFIIADGYKAGVDYDSISFEKQDDGSYKVLYQSGDNTVELNKNVYFDDASMNPQDVNHFNVNVTEDGVTVVGVEDLAPNVSDEDYDDVVMNLETHGVTFTEDGSAVYIAKDVSISDSDDTTMTVLTVTLNNMQAGDVLSVDESILPDGLAYTIDGNVITFTNVDPDVEMPNADFETAVTSVMFENTSDTPDTSDREFSITVSDGDDNSNTATISVGVAAANDAPVAMDDSTALDEDSSVVINVLENDVDPDGDALNLSIAAQPEHGTVVVNSDGTVTYTPAADYSGTDSFTYTVSDGKGGTDTATVNLTVNPTGDAPVAVNDTQLVNEDGSVSIDVLANDKDADGDTLTVTEVGEAANGTVTINDDGTIQYTPDENFNGADSFTYTISDGNGGTDIATVTVNVAPVNDAPVAVDDNATFNESTVEIGSVNLVLVLDSSGSMGSNGMALAESALKALIGKYGDSLNSVMLVDFDTDARLVYSADGDKWMTGDEAQAALDNSSNFRSGGYTDYDDAISAVQDNYSGAPAADNTYVYFLSDGEPSSYSYAINDTERAEWVSFLEGSDIDQVYAVGVGRGVSQTDSDLKDVAWTSDPDGNHDGNVMIVLDADDLSAQLNSTVNLNTVEGNLIDNDYDADGDSLEIASVTYGDETYTFDGSGTDSHEFDLGDAGFVKIYANGQYEYSAGVNVESNVTADVSYVVADTSGATSSAVLHLTTIDGEPVAADNFAQADFMYVQTVGTVQLEDGNNTYWGATGSVTNIEVGADDLVEFEYSAADYGINNTLEWTLVSLDGTVISTDSITVTADSGKITFNDIEAGNYNLLVSMYDRTGDGDTMNLSGAVKIVSSTKPDGQFEIVLGLIAGNVLSDPNYNLEGADAYGATDTVGSDGASLYIYTGTGYEAVGSDGATVTNEYGSLHIDQDGSYEFNPASGVDIGTVTSFQYALVEEGADPNAGSGDFDTANLVIKLGADTDSVNLIEGDGSDITGTSGDDVIIGTEGSESINAGDGDDFIDGHGGGDNIQAGAGDDTIVYHAGDTVDGGDGTDTLLILDNNHIDFSSLHDVSNIEVIALGSEENQIIDNLSISDVLNITDDDNLLQVTGSEGDQVDMSDWVKGDNGMFTASDGSDVSVHINGDFSFDADSKIITFGAMSDDGTQNGGDTSQG
- a CDS encoding tetratricopeptide repeat protein, which translates into the protein MKLFKLFRKKTLKDATDYLDKGKVKKALKVLNNNLDDKNACAMLAHMYEHGEGVPQNIKMALRMYIRAAKLGSAEAKFLLGSFCSSGIYFEKSTKKAFVFYKEAADQGMPDAIYKTGLFYLFGYLGVKNLEQAFNYFEMGANLGHPPCQNRLGLLYAGGRGTLKSDDDAVYWYRKAAEQGHGEAMYNLGCMLSTGRGGKADNKEALKWFNLAAKTL
- a CDS encoding sensor domain-containing diguanylate cyclase, with the protein product MTLKNKTILIFLFAFTIAFSSLGIYMHKKIFHAFNHLENDHFMKVGHQIVKSIDNRVNYYKAFLNDWASWDDTYYFMNDLNIKYIRSNIYDSVLRDIGLTSILYFDSNMFLKYQLTDDEYTADVQKLAQKIQASSPTLKEIANSRKMDFYMKSDNNGSNFLSVIAPITKSDSKFPANGYLVMTIVFDQKLVDKLSELTGYRLEYHTDISGQEKKNITHISKEIAYSLNYSNRNSVYHDISFYDITGDKLLEIRLEQDRAFNTHMNNVLKDSIIVLVLSGVLTIILMSFIIDRFVLSELRQKVERFKKIELNNDLSVRLSETGSFELKELAVAANRAMDKIENLNKEIVKLSNIDALTQIYNRKFFDEQYIKQYKSSARNNSSIAILMIDIDYFKSYNDAHGHVEGDACLKEVASIIKNSISRPDDIAARYGGEEFIIMLPFTHADGAIHIAETIRKNIADSKKPHGASQVSEYITISIGVAIEVPEDSSSSINLISKADKALYQAKRYGRNRVETF
- a CDS encoding DNA-3-methyladenine glycosylase, with product MLNNTFFQKDAKELAADLLGKVIRKKHGDIFLSAMIIETECYYLTEKGSHASLGYTEKRKALFMEGGTIYMYYSRGKDSLNVSCQGEGNAVLIKGAVPYVDSQSPSETIDVMQKLNPMPDGREREVKRLCAGQTLLCRSLGLKLTEWNGRNFMPGIFYFEDVGYSPEKIIQTTRLGIPAGRDEHLPYRFVDFTHAESCTSNPLTKKNNNYTIINNETV